Proteins encoded together in one Prunus dulcis chromosome 3, ALMONDv2, whole genome shotgun sequence window:
- the LOC117622603 gene encoding ABC transporter B family member 26, chloroplastic-like isoform X2: MDVFHFHQSNLCSLRPSPRRRPSSSYLHHGKPLPNLSTISIPQIPIHSLTSKPPLRFHIRNEAVEKWVGPFGSAFPGVCCSWWSLSEHDKEERSCTAAKPITLLHALRRMWDLVESHGSRWVIFVAFTSLIIAALSEISIPSILAESIFAAQSGDAVVFYRNSKFLAFLCISSGICSGLRSGCFGIANIILMKHLRETLYSVLLFQDISFFDREAVGDLTSRLGADCQRLSLVIANDISLILRNVLQGIGALVNLLILSRPLALSTLFICCVLSMIFLLYGKYQKKAAKLVQDFTAGANEAAQETFSLMRTVRVYGTERKEFGRFKQWLDKVAFVNIRESVAYGFWCVSFSTLYRSTQIIAVVLGGISIMSGHVSAEQLTKYVLYCEWLIYATWRVTDNVSSMMQSVGASEKVLQLMDLLPSDQVLSKGVKLQGVMGHIQFVNVSFRYPSRAKTPVLDDINVSVQAHEVVAMVGLNGSGKSTLVNLLLRLYEPITGQIYIDGFPLRELDIRWLRGKIGFVPQEPHIFHMSIKSNIEYGCSKDIKKEDVECAAKQAYAHDFISSLPDGYETVLNDNLLSGGQKQRIAVARAILRDPAILILDEATSALDSETEHYVKGVIHALRSDMKAKRTVIVIAHRLSTIKAADRIIVMDGGRITELPMQMGNHTELLEKDGLYANLVGAQTDTLA, from the exons ATGGACGTGTTCCACTTCCACCAGTCGAACCTTTGCTCTCTCAGGCCAAGCCCAAGGAGGAGGCCTAGCTCCTCTTATCTCCATCACGGAAAGCCTCTTCCTAATCTCAGCACTATATCCATACCCCAAATCCCAATTCACAGCCTCACATCCAAACCACCCCTCCGCTTCCATATCCGAAACGAGGCTGTTGAAAAGTGGGTTGGGCCTTTTGGTTCGGCATTTCCAGGTGTTTGTTGTAGTTGGTGGAGTTTAAGTGAGCATGATAAGGAAGAGCGAAGCTGCACGGCGGCGAAGCCCATTACGCTACTGCACGCTCTTCGTCGAATGTGGGATTTGGTGGAGAGTCATGGATCAAGATGGGTTATCTTTGTCGCGTTTACTTCTTTGATTATTGCTGCG CTTTCTGAGATTTCTATACCAAGTATTTTGGCGGAATCCATATTTGCTGCTCAGAGTGGTGATGCTGTGGTTTTCTATAggaactcaaaatttttaGCTTTTTTGTGTATCAGTTCAGGGATATGCAG tGGCTTGCGAAGTGGTTGTTTTGGGATTGCAAACATTATTTTG ATGAAGCATCTCAGGGAAACTCTTTACTCGGTTCTTCTTTTCCAG GATATATCCTTTTTCGACAGAGAAGCAGTTGGTGATTTGACGAGCAGACTTGGGGCAGATTGTCAACGATTATCTCTTGTTATTGCGAATGATATTAGTTTGATCTTACGCAATGTTCTTCAG GGGATAGGTGCACTGGTCAATTTGCTGATATTATCTCGGCCTCTCGCATTATCAACATTGTTTATCTGCTGTGTGTTATctatgatttttcttctttatggAAA GTACCAAAAGAAAGCTGCAAAGTTAGTCCAAGACTTCACTGCTGGTGCCAATGAA GCTGCGCAAGAAACATTTTCCTTGATGAGAACTGTCCGGGTTTATGGAactgaaagaaaagaatttggaaG GTTCAAGCAATGGCTAGACAAAGTTGCTTTTGTAAACATTCGAGAGAGTGTGGCTTATGGATTCTGGTGTGTGAGTTTCAGTACTCTTTATCGTTCTACACAG ATTATTGCAGTGGTGTTGGGAGGAATTTCAATTATGAGTGGTCATGTATCAGCTGAGCAACTAACTAAGTATGTACTGTATTGTGAGTGGTTAATTTACGCAACTTGGAGGGTCACAGACAATGTATCATCAATGATGCAGTCTGTTGGAGCAAGTGAAAAGGTTCTTCAGTTAATGGACTTGTTGCCCAGCGACCAGGTCTTATCAAAAG GTGTGAAGTTGCAGGGGGTAATGGGACATATTCAGTTTGTAAATGTTTCTTTTCGCTATCCTTCAAGGGCAAAA ACCCCCGTACTAGATGACATAAATGTTTCCGTACAAGCACATGAAGTGGTTGCAATG GTTGGTCTGAATGGTAGTGGAAAAAGCACATTGGTGAATCTTTTGCTTCGTCTTTATGAACCAATTACTGGTCAG ATTTACATTGATGGTTTCCCTCTCAGAGAGTTGGATATCAGGTGGTTGAGAGGAAAAATTGGATTTGTTCCACAG GAACCTCATATATTTCATATGAGCATAAAGTCAAACATAGAATACGGTTGCTCTAAagatattaaaaaagaagatgtAGAATGCGCTGCAAAGCAGGCCTATGCTCATGATTTCATCTCCTCTCTTCCTGACGGCTATGAAACCGTCCTGAACGATAATTTACTCAGCGGGGGACAAAAGCAGCGAATCGCTGTTGCCAGGGCCATTCTTAGAGACCCAGCTATATTGATCCTTGACGAAGCCACCAGTGCTCTAGATTCTGAAACCGAACACTATGTTAAG GGGGTTATTCATGCATTAAGAAGTGACATGAAAGCAAAAAGAACTGTCATTGTCATAGCACACAG GCTTTCAACCATAAAAGCTGCTGACAGAATCATTGTAATGGATGGTGGTCGAATCACTGAG CTCCCTATGCAGATGGGTAATCACACAGAGCTCCTCGAGAAGGATGGATTATATGCAAATTTGGTTGGAGCTCAAACAGATACTTTGGCTTGA
- the LOC117622603 gene encoding ABC transporter B family member 26, chloroplastic-like isoform X1 produces MDVFHFHQSNLCSLRPSPRRRPSSSYLHHGKPLPNLSTISIPQIPIHSLTSKPPLRFHIRNEAVEKWVGPFGSAFPGVCCSWWSLSEHDKEERSCTAAKPITLLHALRRMWDLVESHGSRWVIFVAFTSLIIAALSEISIPSILAESIFAAQSGDAVVFYRNSKFLAFLCISSGICSGLRSGCFGIANIILMKHLRETLYSVLLFQDISFFDREAVGDLTSRLGADCQRLSLVIANDISLILRNVLQGIGALVNLLILSRPLALSTLFICCVLSMIFLLYGKYQKKAAKLVQDFTAGANEAAQETFSLMRTVRVYGTERKEFGRFKQWLDKVAFVNIRESVAYGFWCVSFSTLYRSTQIIAVVLGGISIMSGHVSAEQLTKYVLYCEWLIYATWRVTDNVSSMMQSVGASEKVLQLMDLLPSDQVLSKGVKLQGVMGHIQFVNVSFRYPSRAKQTPVLDDINVSVQAHEVVAMVGLNGSGKSTLVNLLLRLYEPITGQIYIDGFPLRELDIRWLRGKIGFVPQEPHIFHMSIKSNIEYGCSKDIKKEDVECAAKQAYAHDFISSLPDGYETVLNDNLLSGGQKQRIAVARAILRDPAILILDEATSALDSETEHYVKGVIHALRSDMKAKRTVIVIAHRLSTIKAADRIIVMDGGRITELPMQMGNHTELLEKDGLYANLVGAQTDTLA; encoded by the exons ATGGACGTGTTCCACTTCCACCAGTCGAACCTTTGCTCTCTCAGGCCAAGCCCAAGGAGGAGGCCTAGCTCCTCTTATCTCCATCACGGAAAGCCTCTTCCTAATCTCAGCACTATATCCATACCCCAAATCCCAATTCACAGCCTCACATCCAAACCACCCCTCCGCTTCCATATCCGAAACGAGGCTGTTGAAAAGTGGGTTGGGCCTTTTGGTTCGGCATTTCCAGGTGTTTGTTGTAGTTGGTGGAGTTTAAGTGAGCATGATAAGGAAGAGCGAAGCTGCACGGCGGCGAAGCCCATTACGCTACTGCACGCTCTTCGTCGAATGTGGGATTTGGTGGAGAGTCATGGATCAAGATGGGTTATCTTTGTCGCGTTTACTTCTTTGATTATTGCTGCG CTTTCTGAGATTTCTATACCAAGTATTTTGGCGGAATCCATATTTGCTGCTCAGAGTGGTGATGCTGTGGTTTTCTATAggaactcaaaatttttaGCTTTTTTGTGTATCAGTTCAGGGATATGCAG tGGCTTGCGAAGTGGTTGTTTTGGGATTGCAAACATTATTTTG ATGAAGCATCTCAGGGAAACTCTTTACTCGGTTCTTCTTTTCCAG GATATATCCTTTTTCGACAGAGAAGCAGTTGGTGATTTGACGAGCAGACTTGGGGCAGATTGTCAACGATTATCTCTTGTTATTGCGAATGATATTAGTTTGATCTTACGCAATGTTCTTCAG GGGATAGGTGCACTGGTCAATTTGCTGATATTATCTCGGCCTCTCGCATTATCAACATTGTTTATCTGCTGTGTGTTATctatgatttttcttctttatggAAA GTACCAAAAGAAAGCTGCAAAGTTAGTCCAAGACTTCACTGCTGGTGCCAATGAA GCTGCGCAAGAAACATTTTCCTTGATGAGAACTGTCCGGGTTTATGGAactgaaagaaaagaatttggaaG GTTCAAGCAATGGCTAGACAAAGTTGCTTTTGTAAACATTCGAGAGAGTGTGGCTTATGGATTCTGGTGTGTGAGTTTCAGTACTCTTTATCGTTCTACACAG ATTATTGCAGTGGTGTTGGGAGGAATTTCAATTATGAGTGGTCATGTATCAGCTGAGCAACTAACTAAGTATGTACTGTATTGTGAGTGGTTAATTTACGCAACTTGGAGGGTCACAGACAATGTATCATCAATGATGCAGTCTGTTGGAGCAAGTGAAAAGGTTCTTCAGTTAATGGACTTGTTGCCCAGCGACCAGGTCTTATCAAAAG GTGTGAAGTTGCAGGGGGTAATGGGACATATTCAGTTTGTAAATGTTTCTTTTCGCTATCCTTCAAGGGCAAAA CAGACCCCCGTACTAGATGACATAAATGTTTCCGTACAAGCACATGAAGTGGTTGCAATG GTTGGTCTGAATGGTAGTGGAAAAAGCACATTGGTGAATCTTTTGCTTCGTCTTTATGAACCAATTACTGGTCAG ATTTACATTGATGGTTTCCCTCTCAGAGAGTTGGATATCAGGTGGTTGAGAGGAAAAATTGGATTTGTTCCACAG GAACCTCATATATTTCATATGAGCATAAAGTCAAACATAGAATACGGTTGCTCTAAagatattaaaaaagaagatgtAGAATGCGCTGCAAAGCAGGCCTATGCTCATGATTTCATCTCCTCTCTTCCTGACGGCTATGAAACCGTCCTGAACGATAATTTACTCAGCGGGGGACAAAAGCAGCGAATCGCTGTTGCCAGGGCCATTCTTAGAGACCCAGCTATATTGATCCTTGACGAAGCCACCAGTGCTCTAGATTCTGAAACCGAACACTATGTTAAG GGGGTTATTCATGCATTAAGAAGTGACATGAAAGCAAAAAGAACTGTCATTGTCATAGCACACAG GCTTTCAACCATAAAAGCTGCTGACAGAATCATTGTAATGGATGGTGGTCGAATCACTGAG CTCCCTATGCAGATGGGTAATCACACAGAGCTCCTCGAGAAGGATGGATTATATGCAAATTTGGTTGGAGCTCAAACAGATACTTTGGCTTGA
- the LOC117622603 gene encoding ABC transporter B family member 26, chloroplastic-like isoform X3, with the protein MDVFHFHQSNLCSLRPSPRRRPSSSYLHHGKPLPNLSTISIPQIPIHSLTSKPPLRFHIRNEAVEKWVGPFGSAFPGVCCSWWSLSEHDKEERSCTAAKPITLLHALRRMWDLVESHGSRWVIFVAFTSLIIAALSEISIPSILAESIFAAQSGDAVVFYRNSKFLAFLCISSGICSGLRSGCFGIANIILMKHLRETLYSVLLFQDISFFDREAVGDLTSRLGADCQRLSLVIANDISLILRNVLQGIGALVNLLILSRPLALSTLFICCVLSMIFLLYGKYQKKAAKLVQDFTAGANEAAQETFSLMRTVRVYGTERKEFGRFKQWLDKVAFVNIRESVAYGFWCVSFSTLYRSTQIIAVVLGGISIMSGHVSAEQLTKYVLYCEWLIYATWRVTDNVSSMMQSVGASEKVLQLMDLLPSDQVLSKGVKLQGVMGHIQFVNVSFRYPSRAKQTPVLDDINVSVQAHEVVAMVGLNGSGKSTLVNLLLRLYEPITGQIYIDGFPLRELDIRWLRGKIGFVPQEPHIFHMSIKSNIEYGCSKDIKKEDVECAAKQAYAHDFISSLPDGYETVLNDNLLSGGQKQRIAVARAILRDPAILILDEATSALDSETEHYVKGVIHALRSDMKAKRTVIVIAHRLSTIKAADRIIVMDGGRITEMGNHTELLEKDGLYANLVGAQTDTLA; encoded by the exons ATGGACGTGTTCCACTTCCACCAGTCGAACCTTTGCTCTCTCAGGCCAAGCCCAAGGAGGAGGCCTAGCTCCTCTTATCTCCATCACGGAAAGCCTCTTCCTAATCTCAGCACTATATCCATACCCCAAATCCCAATTCACAGCCTCACATCCAAACCACCCCTCCGCTTCCATATCCGAAACGAGGCTGTTGAAAAGTGGGTTGGGCCTTTTGGTTCGGCATTTCCAGGTGTTTGTTGTAGTTGGTGGAGTTTAAGTGAGCATGATAAGGAAGAGCGAAGCTGCACGGCGGCGAAGCCCATTACGCTACTGCACGCTCTTCGTCGAATGTGGGATTTGGTGGAGAGTCATGGATCAAGATGGGTTATCTTTGTCGCGTTTACTTCTTTGATTATTGCTGCG CTTTCTGAGATTTCTATACCAAGTATTTTGGCGGAATCCATATTTGCTGCTCAGAGTGGTGATGCTGTGGTTTTCTATAggaactcaaaatttttaGCTTTTTTGTGTATCAGTTCAGGGATATGCAG tGGCTTGCGAAGTGGTTGTTTTGGGATTGCAAACATTATTTTG ATGAAGCATCTCAGGGAAACTCTTTACTCGGTTCTTCTTTTCCAG GATATATCCTTTTTCGACAGAGAAGCAGTTGGTGATTTGACGAGCAGACTTGGGGCAGATTGTCAACGATTATCTCTTGTTATTGCGAATGATATTAGTTTGATCTTACGCAATGTTCTTCAG GGGATAGGTGCACTGGTCAATTTGCTGATATTATCTCGGCCTCTCGCATTATCAACATTGTTTATCTGCTGTGTGTTATctatgatttttcttctttatggAAA GTACCAAAAGAAAGCTGCAAAGTTAGTCCAAGACTTCACTGCTGGTGCCAATGAA GCTGCGCAAGAAACATTTTCCTTGATGAGAACTGTCCGGGTTTATGGAactgaaagaaaagaatttggaaG GTTCAAGCAATGGCTAGACAAAGTTGCTTTTGTAAACATTCGAGAGAGTGTGGCTTATGGATTCTGGTGTGTGAGTTTCAGTACTCTTTATCGTTCTACACAG ATTATTGCAGTGGTGTTGGGAGGAATTTCAATTATGAGTGGTCATGTATCAGCTGAGCAACTAACTAAGTATGTACTGTATTGTGAGTGGTTAATTTACGCAACTTGGAGGGTCACAGACAATGTATCATCAATGATGCAGTCTGTTGGAGCAAGTGAAAAGGTTCTTCAGTTAATGGACTTGTTGCCCAGCGACCAGGTCTTATCAAAAG GTGTGAAGTTGCAGGGGGTAATGGGACATATTCAGTTTGTAAATGTTTCTTTTCGCTATCCTTCAAGGGCAAAA CAGACCCCCGTACTAGATGACATAAATGTTTCCGTACAAGCACATGAAGTGGTTGCAATG GTTGGTCTGAATGGTAGTGGAAAAAGCACATTGGTGAATCTTTTGCTTCGTCTTTATGAACCAATTACTGGTCAG ATTTACATTGATGGTTTCCCTCTCAGAGAGTTGGATATCAGGTGGTTGAGAGGAAAAATTGGATTTGTTCCACAG GAACCTCATATATTTCATATGAGCATAAAGTCAAACATAGAATACGGTTGCTCTAAagatattaaaaaagaagatgtAGAATGCGCTGCAAAGCAGGCCTATGCTCATGATTTCATCTCCTCTCTTCCTGACGGCTATGAAACCGTCCTGAACGATAATTTACTCAGCGGGGGACAAAAGCAGCGAATCGCTGTTGCCAGGGCCATTCTTAGAGACCCAGCTATATTGATCCTTGACGAAGCCACCAGTGCTCTAGATTCTGAAACCGAACACTATGTTAAG GGGGTTATTCATGCATTAAGAAGTGACATGAAAGCAAAAAGAACTGTCATTGTCATAGCACACAG GCTTTCAACCATAAAAGCTGCTGACAGAATCATTGTAATGGATGGTGGTCGAATCACTGAG ATGGGTAATCACACAGAGCTCCTCGAGAAGGATGGATTATATGCAAATTTGGTTGGAGCTCAAACAGATACTTTGGCTTGA
- the LOC117622603 gene encoding ABC transporter B family member 26, chloroplastic-like isoform X4, with amino-acid sequence MDVFHFHQSNLCSLRPSPRRRPSSSYLHHGKPLPNLSTISIPQIPIHSLTSKPPLRFHIRNEAVEKWVGPFGSAFPGVCCSWWSLSEHDKEERSCTAAKPITLLHALRRMWDLVESHGSRWVIFVAFTSLIIAALSEISIPSILAESIFAAQSGDAVVFYRNSKFLAFLCISSGICSGLRSGCFGIANIILMKHLRETLYSVLLFQDISFFDREAVGDLTSRLGADCQRLSLVIANDISLILRNVLQGIGALVNLLILSRPLALSTLFICCVLSMIFLLYGKYQKKAAKLVQDFTAGANEAAQETFSLMRTVRVYGTERKEFGRFKQWLDKVAFVNIRESVAYGFWCVSFSTLYRSTQIIAVVLGGISIMSGHVSAEQLTKYVLYCEWLIYATWRVTDNVSSMMQSVGASEKVLQLMDLLPSDQVLSKGVKLQGVMGHIQFVNVSFRYPSRAKTPVLDDINVSVQAHEVVAMVGLNGSGKSTLVNLLLRLYEPITGQIYIDGFPLRELDIRWLRGKIGFVPQEPHIFHMSIKSNIEYGCSKDIKKEDVECAAKQAYAHDFISSLPDGYETVLNDNLLSGGQKQRIAVARAILRDPAILILDEATSALDSETEHYVKGVIHALRSDMKAKRTVIVIAHRLSTIKAADRIIVMDGGRITEMGNHTELLEKDGLYANLVGAQTDTLA; translated from the exons ATGGACGTGTTCCACTTCCACCAGTCGAACCTTTGCTCTCTCAGGCCAAGCCCAAGGAGGAGGCCTAGCTCCTCTTATCTCCATCACGGAAAGCCTCTTCCTAATCTCAGCACTATATCCATACCCCAAATCCCAATTCACAGCCTCACATCCAAACCACCCCTCCGCTTCCATATCCGAAACGAGGCTGTTGAAAAGTGGGTTGGGCCTTTTGGTTCGGCATTTCCAGGTGTTTGTTGTAGTTGGTGGAGTTTAAGTGAGCATGATAAGGAAGAGCGAAGCTGCACGGCGGCGAAGCCCATTACGCTACTGCACGCTCTTCGTCGAATGTGGGATTTGGTGGAGAGTCATGGATCAAGATGGGTTATCTTTGTCGCGTTTACTTCTTTGATTATTGCTGCG CTTTCTGAGATTTCTATACCAAGTATTTTGGCGGAATCCATATTTGCTGCTCAGAGTGGTGATGCTGTGGTTTTCTATAggaactcaaaatttttaGCTTTTTTGTGTATCAGTTCAGGGATATGCAG tGGCTTGCGAAGTGGTTGTTTTGGGATTGCAAACATTATTTTG ATGAAGCATCTCAGGGAAACTCTTTACTCGGTTCTTCTTTTCCAG GATATATCCTTTTTCGACAGAGAAGCAGTTGGTGATTTGACGAGCAGACTTGGGGCAGATTGTCAACGATTATCTCTTGTTATTGCGAATGATATTAGTTTGATCTTACGCAATGTTCTTCAG GGGATAGGTGCACTGGTCAATTTGCTGATATTATCTCGGCCTCTCGCATTATCAACATTGTTTATCTGCTGTGTGTTATctatgatttttcttctttatggAAA GTACCAAAAGAAAGCTGCAAAGTTAGTCCAAGACTTCACTGCTGGTGCCAATGAA GCTGCGCAAGAAACATTTTCCTTGATGAGAACTGTCCGGGTTTATGGAactgaaagaaaagaatttggaaG GTTCAAGCAATGGCTAGACAAAGTTGCTTTTGTAAACATTCGAGAGAGTGTGGCTTATGGATTCTGGTGTGTGAGTTTCAGTACTCTTTATCGTTCTACACAG ATTATTGCAGTGGTGTTGGGAGGAATTTCAATTATGAGTGGTCATGTATCAGCTGAGCAACTAACTAAGTATGTACTGTATTGTGAGTGGTTAATTTACGCAACTTGGAGGGTCACAGACAATGTATCATCAATGATGCAGTCTGTTGGAGCAAGTGAAAAGGTTCTTCAGTTAATGGACTTGTTGCCCAGCGACCAGGTCTTATCAAAAG GTGTGAAGTTGCAGGGGGTAATGGGACATATTCAGTTTGTAAATGTTTCTTTTCGCTATCCTTCAAGGGCAAAA ACCCCCGTACTAGATGACATAAATGTTTCCGTACAAGCACATGAAGTGGTTGCAATG GTTGGTCTGAATGGTAGTGGAAAAAGCACATTGGTGAATCTTTTGCTTCGTCTTTATGAACCAATTACTGGTCAG ATTTACATTGATGGTTTCCCTCTCAGAGAGTTGGATATCAGGTGGTTGAGAGGAAAAATTGGATTTGTTCCACAG GAACCTCATATATTTCATATGAGCATAAAGTCAAACATAGAATACGGTTGCTCTAAagatattaaaaaagaagatgtAGAATGCGCTGCAAAGCAGGCCTATGCTCATGATTTCATCTCCTCTCTTCCTGACGGCTATGAAACCGTCCTGAACGATAATTTACTCAGCGGGGGACAAAAGCAGCGAATCGCTGTTGCCAGGGCCATTCTTAGAGACCCAGCTATATTGATCCTTGACGAAGCCACCAGTGCTCTAGATTCTGAAACCGAACACTATGTTAAG GGGGTTATTCATGCATTAAGAAGTGACATGAAAGCAAAAAGAACTGTCATTGTCATAGCACACAG GCTTTCAACCATAAAAGCTGCTGACAGAATCATTGTAATGGATGGTGGTCGAATCACTGAG ATGGGTAATCACACAGAGCTCCTCGAGAAGGATGGATTATATGCAAATTTGGTTGGAGCTCAAACAGATACTTTGGCTTGA